The Melanotaenia boesemani isolate fMelBoe1 chromosome 3, fMelBoe1.pri, whole genome shotgun sequence genome contains the following window.
GATTGCCATTTACATTAACCAAAGTAGCTGCAGGTGGCACAACCAAAACATTTCTTGTTCTTTGAAATTGTGTCTCAGATCTGTCCCTGTCACAGCTCATGTACTATTCTGACTGAGATCTGTTCCATTACTCATATGCCAGAGAGCACAGCTGTGAAATAACACACCCATGTTCGATTCTCTAGCATTCAGCTCTACGGCACCTTCCAGTGGGgcattttaacaaaacaattttGGAATggcaaatatatttaaacacaattaaCAGGAGCTGCATAGACAGTGCTAAAACAAAGCTTATACAACATGCTTGTTACTGCTAAGGTCTATTATgcaaaaaactaacaaaatcaaagtgaaaattTAGTTTCAAAACAGTAAAATTTGGGTCAAAATGAGGACTCTTACATTTTCTTGAGTGCGTAAGACTGCCTTTTTCATCACTTTAAGTGCACAAACATCTCCGGTTGTCTTCTCTCTCACCACCTGTACTTCAGCAAAGCGACCGCGGCCGACCACTGCACGAAGTTCAAAGTCATTGAGTCCTGGCTGCAAGGCTCGCAGCTCTGAAATTGCTTCTGAAACTGTTTCACAGGCACAAACAAAGATATTTTCAGATGTAAATATCTAAACAGCATGCAAAATACTAACTAGAGATAAACAGCTTAAACAGCTACATGCACATACTATTGGTTTAGGTACTCCATATTACTGACATTAGTAATAACCTGGCCTGACTTGTGTTATAAAAAATgctattatatataataatatttttgcaCACAAATCAAATTTGTGTGTAAGATGtaagaataacaaaaaaaaaagtacacatgATGCTACTTTAGAACTAAATATCTGgatgcatatatatattttcccccacattcatacatttatataatttttcttcaaattattttattctttataccTGGGATTTTGCACTGAACTTGAACTGCACTTAATTTTATTATACTTGCAAGCATGACAATAAAAATTTCCGATTTTCAGTAAAAGTCTCCTTATATTCTGAAGTATATaacataatttcataaaattaaatagtcatttttattatgatATAACCTTAAAACTATGGCAATTGGTGTAAAGTCTCAAAAGCTGAACCAATTACAACCATACCTTTAGAAAATTAATCAGCTTCGAAATCaactcagacttttttttttttttccttttacaaatTTGTGAAATTTATGCTTACACTTCTTAACAAACTTTGCCACGTGGTGTATCTTCATAAGATCTGGGGAAGTGCATTCTTCGTAGAGTAGCAGCAGAGCTTCCAGAAACTCCTCCCGTCCTAAAGTGCATCCTCCCTGCTGCCCACACAAGTCGACTCTTCCCTtgagaaaatacacaaacacaggaagGGAAGTCAGCTACTGACTGCAGTTACTGCAACTAGTTTCAGCCTGTTAGCACAGTCTGAGACAAATAATATATTCATGTCAAAGCATAAGAGCAAGTAAACAATGCATTACCTGAAACACCTGGTTGAGCCGCAAACTGCGGTTGGTAATGAGGTCCGCCGAGGAAGACAATGTTTTCAGGCTTCCCTGGCTCACGTATTTGAACTTCAACATGGCTTTAACACGTATATCCTAAGCGAATAATACACAACCAGTGGAAGTTAAAATGCAGCTCAATATCGGAGCTATGTTACGTACAGAGCAGGCGTCGCATGACAATTCGTCCCTTTAGCTTGTCATGTAAAGTTAACGGTAACAACCGTCAGTCTATGACGTCGCTAAACAAGCAAGAGCGCGGCACGTGTCAAGTGTCTTTCATTCACgtctacaaataaaaaactttgcGGTTTAACAATACTTACCAGACTGCCATGTAGGAAttaattatattgtttttacatATGCACGCTGATACGCCAAAGACTTCGCTGTTTTCCTCTCTATCACTGAGTTTCCGGGTCAACTTTCAAATTTTGCGCGTTTCCCGCCTACCTCACGAGCCTGCTGAATGAAAATGGCCGTTGATTGGATATTAGATTTTATGTGGGCGGGTCTAAATGTGTGCGTTTAACCAATGACTGATGGCTAAACACCATGAAACGCTTCCGCTCTAAGCAGAACACTACTTCTACTTCTTCTACTATAAGGAGAGATTAGTTTCAAGTGCTGTACCTCTAAAAGTTTAAGTTTATACTGGCGTTTTATATAgtttatattataatttttgTTTCACCAATCATTAAAACcccattttgtgaatatattcaCATAATGCTATTTAAGTTAGAAAGCAATGAAGTattatttacacaaaatataataatacGTGTCTTCCCAGTTTGGTATTCTGTCCATAGCTATTTTCACACAATTCCTTTCCACAATTGTTATAGTtaaattttcagtcttttcccCTTTCTCaacttgaaaaataaattaaatgccaTTTTAATGCCCATTTTTATATACTCGATTTGCCTAAAAGGGATttaggaataataaaaagatttgaACATAGTCAAACTCAGGGCCAAAACCTTTATTTCCAACAGAGATACATGCTTCATCATTTTCAGTTCCAGTTTTCCAAAACTGCATGGTCAAATAGCCTAAACTAATAAGGAGTGAGGAAGATAGGTTGGGAACTGACTAGTCGCCTTCAGCTTTTCCCAGCTGCTGTGGGAGTTGTTAGAGGTATGCAGTTAAGGTTGGGGTTGAGTTTGGGATTTAGGAGTGGGGTTAGGATTAAGGTTGGGATTGGGTGGTGTAGGGCCAGGGGCAGGTGCAGGAGCAGGGGCCGGGGCTGGGGCTGGTGCAGGGGCTGGAGCTGGGCCCGGGGCcggggctggggctggggcaggTGCAGGGGCAATATAGCACCCTCTCTTATGCCACTGCATGTCCCGCACACGTCGGACGGACTGGATCTGAGGTGCAGTGGCTCCCCAATCATTCCAGTGTTTGAAGTCTCCATGCTCAAACACGTACTGGCGCCCTCTGTAGCCTGGATACATGTATCCCACCCACCTTCAAAGGGAAGAGTATTAAGATTAAATTTCAGGACTAAGAacaacattacatttttttttataaagaatatATAGTAATTTAATTCTCCTTtacaaaaatatatgaaaatagtTTATGACTTTAGTTTTGATAAAGTGGCAGCCATGCTAATATCTGTGCTAATATATGTGATTGTATCTTACGTTCCACTGATAGCCTTAGCACTGGCCACACGGTCCTGAAAACCATAAGCCCACAGACTGGGGACATCATCATCAACGATCTCCATCTTTCTACCTTCAAAGCCTGCATTCTCAAACAGGTGCAACTTGTGATCTGCACTGTCCTGCAGAGAAAGAGCATGTTTCTGTATATTCAAGTGTAATCCATAAGTGCTCATAttacattaataattaaataatataacaatgtaatataGAACGTATTCTAAAACGCAAAAGTCTACAGTTGGTGTAATAATGTGCACTGACCACTTTCAAAGGCCTGAAGGAGCTCAGATTGTAGCTACTCTGGCAGTTGGTCCAGGTGCTCCAGCGAGGATACTCTCCTTTCTCAAGCACAAACTGCTCTCCTGCAAAACCAGGTCGCTCAAATCCCACCCATCTGACAACGTtaagaaattacattaaatgtaaatgcatttattcaaaGCAAGACAAAAATATCAGGATTGATATTCAAAAGCAACTGAGTCACTCACGGTCCCGACTCCACAATAACTGAGCCAACTCTTTGTGTCTTCTCAAACACATCTTTACATTCACCAGACAACTCCACCTTTTTTCCACGAAAGttttcaaattcaaatacaGCCAACTACAAAACAGGAAGAAATCAAAAGTTGAACAATTTAATGCAAATCTGTGTGTTTCTGAGGTCTTTTCAGTCCAACTATGTGTTTGTATCATTTCCAAAATTAACAGAATTGTCCTCTTGTTAAATCTGGTACCTTATATGTGGCTCCTGCCCCTCCTTGTCCCTTGTCTGCAGGCAGCTGGTCTGGGGTTCCCTGctgttctgtcatttttttctaaaacaaaacaaaacaaaccccccccccccccccccaaaaaaaaacgaaaaaaaaaaaaaaaaaaaaaaaaaaacccacagcaATTACATTGTTTAGTGTTAAATTTACAACAGGTGGTAGTAAGCAACATGATTTCTGCTGAGTTTGAACGACATCACTAATGGATTTCAGTAGcaggtaaaatataaaaatgcagaaaagcagATCTTGCGACTTTGGGAGGACCTCAGACACATGCAGGCCTGTGACAGTTGGCAAAATCTAataatttgtaatatttttgctACTCACACATCTATCAGGAACacatttgcacacatttttGCACACAAATCAAATCTGTGTGTAAGAtgtaagaatgaaaaaaaaagaaaaagtacacaATGCTACTTTAGAACCAAAAATCTGGATgcaaatagaatataaacaaacagagaGGCCTGTCAGAGACAGGGATTATCTTGACTTTTCCATTTACCTGGATGGCTTGTGCTTCACTGCACCCCGAACAAGCCACGCTCTCCGTCTTTcctctgtcttttctttctgtttctgcctgtctctgtgtgaggatgtgtgtgGTTGTGGAGGCCTGGCGAGCGGTTGGTGGATGCCAGTGGGGGTATTTATGGTTTATTTCTGGCCACAGCAGCAAAAAGCCTGTTGATGCAGCAAGTCTGTCGCACCCATTGTGTCCATCACACTGCTTCTCAATAGGCTTGCCCTCTGTCCCTGGCACACTGGCAAGCGTTGCCTGGCTCTGCCTATGCTGCCATCCTGACCATGATCCTATAGTGGGCACAAGCACTGACTGCCAGCCAAGAGAATGGACAGAGATCAGTCTCACTCAGCAGTATTGGCCCCACCCAACTATCTTGCTCACCTCTCTCCAGTCATCTACCTGTTTCTTTACCTTTCTCTTCAACCACAATCCAAAACAATTCGTATGTGctgcataaaaatacatgtatgGTTCAATACTTGGACTCTGATATGTTGCATTCAAGGCAAAGctccacatttttacttcatGCTT
Protein-coding sequences here:
- the LOC121635886 gene encoding beta-crystallin B3-like; translation: MTEQQGTPDQLPADKGQGGAGATYKLAVFEFENFRGKKVELSGECKDVFEKTQRVGSVIVESGPWVGFERPGFAGEQFVLEKGEYPRWSTWTNCQSSYNLSSFRPLKVDSADHKLHLFENAGFEGRKMEIVDDDVPSLWAYGFQDRVASAKAISGTWVGYMYPGYRGRQYVFEHGDFKHWNDWGATAPQIQSVRRVRDMQWHKRGCYIAPAPAPAPAPAPGPAPAPAPAPAPAPAPAPAPGPTPPNPNLNPNPTPKSQTQPQP